A region of the Apium graveolens cultivar Ventura chromosome 6, ASM990537v1, whole genome shotgun sequence genome:
TAACAACTAATGCTTAGACTCGTTGAACATTTATGAATTGCTTTGGTAATATATAAAATGTTATCGATTAGGTTTGATACTAACATTCTGGACTAGCTAGCTTGAACAAGAAACGCGCATGGGTAGTTTTGTGGTCACCAAAATCGGTTCACATAATAATTGTAGGCCTAGAAAGTTAAATGGATACAATCTAgactttaatattatattttatccGTAATTGAATGCACAGTATCCGCCACCGTCCATTCAAAATGAAAATGCGAGGTTTcctaaaaaaaaaattcaaaaaaatttcCAAAAGCTGATGTATTGTAGATAAAACATGGGATCCAGCTAAGCGATCATAAATTAAAAACGGTCATATATTTTTCACATTATTTGgtaaaaaaaattgagaaatttTTAGGAAAACCTAATACTGCTCAAATGATTACTCATACAAATTTCAATATATTAATTGAAAATCTCATAAAAATCTACGCTAGTTAATTGTACAATGACATATTATAGGTTTACTACTTTTAAATATTCGATCTTTGATTTTTTAacaaatatttcaaaatattttGAACGTGTGTAATGACTTTTATTTCAACATTTTGCATTCCCTCAAATTTCtcttttttcaatttttttgtgGATTATAACATTAGTTAAtcttttaattcataaatttCTTAAAGAAAATATACACCTCATTTACACGatttaacatattctaaaattaTATTATCCATAAAAAAACTTAAATACAtttaattttgtgtttttgagAAATGATCTAGTTTTAGGATATTAAAGTTCAATTATATAAATTTTAGAGGATATCTTGCAGACACGTCATACTTCCGTTATTGGAGGCCCGTCCATACTCAAATCAGATCATGACTCGTAACATATTGACTATATcctaattattaaataaataatttttcataACATGGTCGCTCTCATCTAACCAAGTTTAGCTGAAATGGTGTCTATAAAAGCAGGGGTGCTTAAAGCTTAGCTTCCATGCCATTACACAAACTTAGAGCGAGTGAAAATGGATGCAACAGTTGCTTCTGTTGTAATCTCGGTGCTTGCACTTGTCATTTTAAGCTACACTATCAAACTAGCAAACAGGTATTGGTTTAGGCCAAAGAAAATCGAAAAACGGTTGAGGGAGCTGGGGTTTGGAGGAAATCCTTATAGGATCATCTTCGGAGATGCAAAAGATGTGGACCGTATGAGGGCACAAGTCACATCCAAGCCTATGGAACAATTCTCCGACGATATAGCACCTCGTGTTCTACCCTATTACCACCATATGGTCCAGAAGTATGGTATGATCGACTACACAAACCTGCTCATTTCATCAATAGTCTCTTTTGTCGAACAATATTTACTtgtatctgaatattatgcttTTATGTATATCCAGGTAAGAAGTATTTCATCTGGTTTGGCACAAAACCAAGATTAAGCATCACGGATCCAGTGCTAGTGAAGGAAATTCTGTCTAGACCAAATGAATTCCGAAAGCCAACCAATGATCAAATGGGTAAGGTGCTTGTAGGCGGTCTCTTCATGAGTGATGGTAACACATGGACTAGACATAAGAAAATTCTCAACCCTAGTTTTCACATTGACAAGATAAAGGTAGCTGCTGGTTTGTATTTCTTAATTTTTACATACTTGATAAACATGCACATGTTACGACTGTCAATATTGATCTTCTTGTTAACCAATTTGTCAACTTGGAAAGAACATGCTACCATCAATCGTGGAGAGCTGTCTGGAGACCATGGAGAGGTGGAACTTGTCGCTAGCTTCAAACAAATCTATCGAGATTGATATGGTGCCAGAATTAGACACTTTAATAGCTGATATAATGTGCAAAACCGTTGTAGCAGGCCGGATTAGTGAAGAAACAAAAAGGATATACCAACTCCGGAAAACTGTGAACCAAGAAGCAGTCAAACTAGCGAAGCTCATGTTCTTTACCGGATGGTGGTAATTAATCCAATTCAAATAGTCTGTATACCATCACTAACGGGTTATACATTTCACTTTAAGCATCATGCAAAATGTAAGCTTTTAGGTGATACAAATTTCAGGAATTTTCCAACTAAAGAGGTGAAGACTTTGAAAGCAGCTCATAAAGAAATTCAAAGTTTAGTGAGGAAAGTGGTGACTCGGAGACTGGACGAAATGAAAAATGGAGCAAGTAATCAAGGTGATATATTGAGTTTAATGTTGGAAGCTTTTCAAGATAAAGCAAGCGAAGTTAGTCTTGATGATGTGATTGAGGAGTGTAGAAGTTTTCTCTTCGTTGGACCAGAATCTACATCACGGTCATTGATATGGATGCTCTATGTTCTGGCCAAATATCCAGAATGGCAAGAGAGAGCAAGAGAAGAGGTTCTGCAGGTCTTCGGAGATCAAAAGCCCAATGTTGAGGGACTAAACCAACTCAAAATTGTAAGTCTTTCTTCCTAGAGAATGCATAAATTTAGTATATACTATATTCCTAACCAAAATGTGAGATTTTAATGGTTTCAGGTTACGATGATTATGTACGAGGCTCTGAGATTATATCCACCGACTGGTATGGTTCACCGATCTATTAACAGAGATACAAAGTTAGGAGACATGGTTCTACCGGCCTGGATCCAACTCACCATACCAATAACTTTAATGAATCACGACCCTGATATGTGGGGAGAAGATGTGAAACAATTTAAACCTGAAAGATTTGATGAAGGCGTTTTCAACTCAAAGATGCAATCTATGTTCTTAGCTTTCTCGGGGGGGCCTCGTAAATGTACCGGACAAAGTATGGCAATGGTTACAAACAGATTTATTATTGCAACACTCTTGCAGCACTTCAGCTTAGAGCTTTCTCCCTCATATTTGCACGCTCCGAGACATTCTTTCTTCCTTGTGCCTCAGCATGGAATGAAACTTACTCTACGTAAACTTGTGTAGCTACTGAAAGATTTGAATATTTGAACACGATGAAATCTAAGAGTGATGTGTGTATCAGTACAACTGTAGTACTTTCATTAAATAAATCTACGTAAACTAATAAATGAAATATTTGTTCTAAGAACCGAGGTTAAGTGTACCAGAAAACCTGCATTTCTGCATATTGAAAATTATATATAGGCAGCGTCTGCATATGACGAAATATGCAGCAAGcttgattaattcatttaatatGTACATTATTTTACCCTGGATATGCTACATCATTGAAATTAAGCATACGCTGATATTCGACGAGATTAAGAGCAGCAGCCTCAAGCTTAACAAAAACTTGATCATCACTAATTAATTTCTTTTTTCCATCTTCCTACTTTCGGCAAACTAATTAAGTAAACTTTCCTCTAGCTCAACCCTTACTTAtatatttcgtctattataaattataatatatacgCTCATATCATAAGTAAGGGTAGTCGGAAGTTTACTTAATTAGTTTGCGTATATTgtaatagacgaaatattaaaaatttggtagtcggtgggtcggtacttgctgaaattatttAATTACTCTTACTTAATtgttctaattctaattattgggtgcatcaattttaattctaattgatattgaagtcaacttcctgtattaatttactaatttcaattctattttatatcgaactctatattaCTATAATTTATGTTAAATTCAACTtattctaccaatttaaattttaatttatatcgAGTTCTACATCACCCTAATTTGTTAAttcgggctaaattaaatttaaacaaactaaatataattcttAAGATTCGGTTTATATATAATGTGACTCGGGTTAAGATAAAATTATAATACTATCAATTCTCCTAAAAAATttatactaatgaacttggataaacaaaataatatattttatttctcgaggataaaaaaatacattatacaattgattcagattaacacaaaactaaaataaaaatacaattggaccaaaaaaacatatatactaaatattcagtctaaaacaaaaGTATCTTATTGatccaaaattttaaaaaaataaaattaaactaaaaataattagtttgatttggtcggtgtattgggcatcgggctataataaaataatgtaaataaCTGATCCGATATAAATgaaattaatattagactaagtataattCATATACTATTCACGTgaaataaaaaatcaaattttatttaaaacataatttttttaaatacaattaaaattatcaataaaactatatcgttcaatcagtaatattgcctttttcaaatatattttatatagttatagttaatcgattaagtaatcaccatgcTAGAATAATAGGTTTTAAGGTACCAATATAAaggagacattatatttttatcctcaataaaataataattttatcaTAATAATATTCCCCCCTACTAAtgttatcactttaaataagtttaaatgttatAAAAAGATATGAACATATATGTTTActtatataattatcatgaaatcatatcatttaaagttttaaatgaacaaaattaagaattgaatttaagtatcttttttttaaaattatgtaatattaaaaaaaattgtgtcgtccgtgtatcgcacgggttttaagctagtaCTTTATAACACGTGGGCACATGTTATAAGTTAAGAacaattatattaaaaaaaaactTTTTGTGTAAAGTACAAGTCTATATAGCATATAACTACTTTAAATTCacattataataatttttaattttctcgtataattataatatatatatatatattggcaTTTGTTGTAACTTTGACAAGGGGGAATAGGTAAGGTGGAATACCTATATTATGATGATTATGTATTATTAGACCTGGGCAAAATGGGTCTGGATCTGAAAAACTGAACCGAAGTctatgaattcaaaatctgatctgAGATCCGAATTATATAAATCGGAAATTATCCGAAAGCCAAATTAAACCGATCCGAAAATTACCCGAACCGAAAATTTAACCGAAAATGATCCGAAATACTAGATCTGATTATAAATTGGAACCGAATAAAACCGATCCATATAAAATCCGAACCGAATATGATCCGAAATTAGAAAAATTCATACTTAAATGTA
Encoded here:
- the LOC141667992 gene encoding cytochrome P450 72A225-like, translated to MDATVASVVISVLALVILSYTIKLANRYWFRPKKIEKRLRELGFGGNPYRIIFGDAKDVDRMRAQVTSKPMEQFSDDIAPRVLPYYHHMVQKYGKKYFIWFGTKPRLSITDPVLVKEILSRPNEFRKPTNDQMGKVLVGGLFMSDGNTWTRHKKILNPSFHIDKIKNMLPSIVESCLETMERWNLSLASNKSIEIDMVPELDTLIADIMCKTVVAGRISEETKRIYQLRKTVNQEAVKLAKLMFFTGWWNFPTKEVKTLKAAHKEIQSLVRKVVTRRLDEMKNGASNQGDILSLMLEAFQDKASEVSLDDVIEECRSFLFVGPESTSRSLIWMLYVLAKYPEWQERAREEVLQVFGDQKPNVEGLNQLKIVTMIMYEALRLYPPTGMVHRSINRDTKLGDMVLPAWIQLTIPITLMNHDPDMWGEDVKQFKPERFDEGVFNSKMQSMFLAFSGGPRKCTGQSMAMVTNRFIIATLLQHFSLELSPSYLHAPRHSFFLVPQHGMKLTLRKLV